The Penaeus vannamei isolate JL-2024 chromosome 15, ASM4276789v1, whole genome shotgun sequence genomic interval cgcgtcggtccgggcagacaagtctttttcccttcggtcagccgcgtcggtccgggcagacaagtctttttcccttcggtcagccgcgttggctctgcagacaagtctttttccatTCGGTGATCCGCGTCGGtccgcagacaagtctttttcccgtcggtcagccgcgtcggtccgggcagacaagtctttttcccttcggtcatccgcgtcggtccgggcagacaagtctttttcccgtcggtcatccgcgtcggtccgggcagacaagtctttttcccttcggtcagccgcgtcggtccgggcagacaagtctttttcccttcgatcAGCCGCGTCGGCtctgcagacaagtctttttcccttcggtcagccgcgtcggtccgggcagacaagtctttttcccttcggtcatccgcgtcggtccgggcagacaagtctttttcccttcggtcatccgcgtcggtccgggcagacaagtctttttcccttcggtcagccgcgtcggctctgcagacaagtctttttcccttcggtcagccgcgtcggtccgggcagacaagtctttttcccttcggtcagccgcgtcggtccgggcagacaagtctttttcccttcggtcagccgcgtcggctctgcagacaagtctttttcccttcggtcagccgcgtcggtccgcagacaagtctttttcccgtcggtcagccgcgtcggtccgggcagacaagtctttttcccgtaGGTCAGctgcgtcggtccgggcagacaagtctttttcccgtcggtcagccgcgtcggtccgggcagacaagtctttttcccttcggtcagccgcgtcggtccgggcagacaagtctttttcccttcggtcagccgcgtcggctctgcagacaagtctttttcccttcggtcatccgcgtaggtccgggcagacaagtatttttcccttcggtcagccgcgtcggtccgggcagacaagtctttttcccttcggtcagctgCGTCGGtccgcagacaagtctttttcccgtcggtcagccgcgtcggtccgggcagacaagtctttttcccgtaGGTCAGCTGCATCGGtccgcagacaagtctttttcccgtcggtcagccgcgtcggtagTATCACCCCAAAGAATGTGACAGCAGTTGAAATCACCTCTTATGATAGGTGGATGAAGATGAGAAAGTAAAGTTTTGAAGGCGTTAAAGtcagtaggaagaagaggggaaaagtaaACTGAAATAACTGTGATCCACCGTTGAAGAACATGCAGATGATGGTGCAAAGGATAGTGGTCTAGAAAGGTCTAGTGTAtggtttggtttgggtggttgagaggatgaggtatgttgggaaggggcagggggaagagaggtagggggaatatCAAGAGGATGATGAATGTATGTCTGCAGTCACTCTTATTGTAGGTCGGATGGgggtagagacagaggcaggtCTTCCAtgggggcacggggggggggggggcaccctcCCCCTTGCAATCTAATTGGCCACCCCGTGGGCAGGGAGGTTTGATAAATGAAGGATCTTTATGAGGAGGTGAAGAGTAGGTATTTGAGGAGAATAGTTGATggctaaaaaacaaaataaatgtgctagacatctaaggtcatatagcactataggaaagtatattaaaggaggggtgaagagtgatagttgctatgcgtcatctatctagagtaatcttgaaaggttaaagactGGTAAAGGAGTTGctgtgtgaatgggctatggtgggtctaggtaagggaattactTAAGGGTTTCACGTttatatccaggagggagtggaaatgatagaagGGATGGATTGAAGGAGAATGTACGTGTAATTGGAgttgagggagtaggaggaattgGTGTAgagggaatatgaggaggaggaggatgggtgtcgggaggatggatatcggcagtattAGGATGGATAGATATCAGTAGTaggcggaattgagggggttaggttgtgtttagAGTAGGATGAATAGGTGCAAGGGGAATACGAGTAGGAGGGGGGATACGAGTAGGAGGGGGGATACGAGTAGGAGGGGGGATACGAGTAGGAGGGGGAATACGAGTAGGAGGGGGGATACGAGTAGGAGGGGGATCGATATCGGCAGTCACCTCGAATGTAAAGGGAGCATGGGTTGTGGAATTTTGTCtcgagcatatagctttgaatatctttcatagtttctgcaatggagttggttggaAAGTTTTgcgagacaaaggttttcttataagggtggagggagaggagactggtTTGAGGATAAAAgacaaaggtaggtggaggtgagtgtgcagtaGGGGAAGGTGTGGAACGTTTATTCTGTCTGCTGCGGGcactggggggagggagaggggatggtgttggggctacagttgagattggagtgtctgggtttagagtggcaaaagagtttgactggggaaggtaggaggtagaagtgtaagtggggaaggtaggaggtagaagtgtaagtggggaagtaagtaggtataggggagggtgtaggaacatcctggattggagggggaggggcagagtgagCAACATTACTAGattagggagtatgagagaaaccttgtcggcgtgcttcctgtctggcttcacgcagAGACCTTTTTTGcaacctcagactcaaacttgtaagtgggactctaaaatacattatggggtctgccgcagttagcacatgtgcgtgtttgtttcagGGCAGTATGATCGGTTATGACTAAGTTCGGCACATGTAGGGCattggtctgtggaacggcagtgtttggcaggatgtccaaagcgccaacagttttgatattgatgtctttttcccttcggtcagccgcgttggctctgcagacaagtctttttcccttcggtcagccgcatCGGCtctgcagacaagtctttttcccttcggtcatccgcgtcggtccgggcagacaagtctttttcccttcggtcatccgcgtcggtccgggcagacaagtctttttcccttcggtcatccgcgtcggtccgggcagataagtctttttcccttcggtcagccgcgtcggctctgcagacaagtctttttcccttcggtcagccgcgtcggctctgcagacaagtctttttcccttcggtcagccgcgtcggtccgggcagacaagtctttttcccttcggtcagccgcgtcggtccgggcagacaagtctttttcccttcggtcagccgcgtcggtccgggcagacaagtctttttcccttcggtcagccgcgtcggtccgggcagacaagtctttttcccttcggtcagccgcgttgGCTCttcagacaagtctttttcccttcggtcatccgcgtcggtccgcagacaagtctttttcccgtcggtcatccgcgtcggtccgggcagacaagtctttttcccgtaGGTTAGctgcgtcggtccgggcagacaagtctttttcccgtcggtcagccgcgtcggtccgggcagacaagtctttttcccttcggtcatccgcgtcggtccgggcagacaagtctttttcccttcggtcatccgcgtcggctctgcagacaagtctttttcccttcggtcatccgcgtcggtccgggcagacaagtctttttcccttcggtcagccgcgtcggtccgggcagacaagtctttttcccttcggtcagccgcgtcggctctgcagacaagtctttttcccttcggtcagccgcgtcggtccgggcagacaagtcttttccccttcggtcatccgcgtcggtccgggcagacaagtctttttcccttcggtcatccgcgtcggctctgcagacaagtctttttccctacggtcagccgcgtcggtccgggcagacaagtctttttcccttcggtcagccgcgtcggtccgggcagacaagtctttttcccttcggtcagccgcgtcggtccgggcagacaagtctttttcccttcggtcagccgcgtcggctctgcagacaagtctttttcccttcggtcatccgcgtcggtccgcagacaagtctttttcccgtcggtcagccgcgtcggtccgggcagacaagtctttcCCGTAGGTCAGctgcgtcggtccgggcagacaagtctttttcccgtcggtccgggcagacaagtctttttcccttcggtcagccgcgtcggtccgggcagacaagtctttttcccttcggtcagccgcgtcggtccgggcagacaagtctttttcccgtcggtcagccgcgtcggtccgggcagacaagtctttttcccgtaGGTCAGCTGCATCGGTCCGCAGACAAGTCTTCCCTTCccgtcggtcagccgcgtcggtagTATCACCCCAAAGAATGTGACAGCAGTTGAAATCACCTCTTATGATAGGTGGATGAAGATGAGAAAGTAAAGTTTTGAAGGCGTTAAAGtcagtaggaagaagaggggaaaagtaaACTGAAATAACTGTGATCCACCGTTGAAGAACATGCAGATGATGGTGCAAAGGATAGTGGTCTAGAAAGGTCTAGTGTAtggtttggtttgggtggttgagaggatgaggtatgttgggaaggggcagggggaagagaggtagggggaatatCAAGAGGATGATGAATGTATGTCTGCAGTCACTCTTATTGTAGGTCGGATGGgggtagagacagaggcaggtCTTCCAtgggggcacgggggggggggcaccctcCCCCTTGCAATCTAATTGGCCACCCCGTGGGCAGGGAGGTTTGATAAATGAAGGATCTTTATGAGGAGGTGAAGAGTAGGTATTTGAGGAGAATAGTTGATggctaaaaaacaaaataaatgtgctagacatctaaggtcatatagcactataggaaagtatattaaaggaggggtgaagagtgatagttgctatgcgtcatctatctagagtaatcttgaaaggttaaagactGGTAAAGGAGTTGctgtgtgaatgggctatggtgggtctaggtaagggaattactTAAGGGTTTCACGTttatatccaggagggagtggaaatgatagaagGGATGGATTGAAGGAGAATGTACGTGTAATTAGAgttgagggagtaggaggaattgGTGTAgagggaatatgaggaggaggaggatgggtgtcgggaggatggatatcggcagtattAGGATGGATAGATATCGGTAGTaggcggaattgagggggttaggttgtgttgagagtaGGATGAATAGGTGCAAGGGGAATGCGAGTAGGAGGGGGGATACGAGTAGGAGGGGGGATACGAGTAGGAGGGGGGATACGAGTAGGAGGGGGATCGATATCGGCAGTCACCTCGAATGTATAGGGAGCATGGGTTGTGGAATTTTGTCtcgagcatatagctttgaatatctttcatagtttctgcaatggagttggttggaAAGTTTTgcgagacaaaggttttcttataagggtggagggagaggagactggtTTGAGGATAAAAGacaggtggaggtgagtgtgcagtaGGGGAAGGTGTGGAACGTTTATTCTGTCTGCTGTGGGcactggggggagggagaggggatggtgttaggGCTacagttgagattggagtgtctgggtttagagtggcaaaagagtttgactggggaaggtaggaggtagaagtgtaagaggggaaggtagaatgtagaagtggaagtgggaaagtgagtaggtataggggagggtgtaggaacatcctggattggagggggaggggcagaatgagcaacattactagagtagggagtatgagagaaaccttgtcggcgtgcttcctgtctggcttcacgcagAGACCTTTTTTGCAACCTCAGagtcaaacttgtaagtgggactataaaatacattatggggtccgccgcagttagcacatgtgcgtgtttgtttcagGGCAGTATGATCGGTTATGACTAAGTTCGGCACATATAGGGCATTgatctgtggaacggcagtgtttggcaggatgtccaaagcgccaacagttttgatatTGATGTGAAGTTGGTATGGTCGGACAGGGAGGGATTGTATAATGTAGATatgaaagggaaggtcatgtgtccGGAAAGTAATTATGGCAATGTtagtgggtttctttcgatgacttctaggaggaatggagtagcattgTACTGATTATCACATCACgatctttgaggcagccgagtaagtaCTCTACACAATATTGACCAACTGATATCCATAGGGCAGCTTGCTGGGGAGACAGACAGTTCCAGAACAAGTATTAAGAgctggatgaggttctgcaggaatgggactGTCAGAGAAATCGGTTacatttgataatgctatagcttcagtttcagatgtaactaacgagacgggaacgatcggTTCGGGGACTGCCCACTTGCTcctggagacattgttgaaagaggagtgtgttgcctgagtaaggagctgtaggggggaaatcacgaaaaatcggtaccatttggctgggctaaatagagtatttaagatatttattTAAGAGTCGTGGGTGGTAGAAGGACAGGGACGTGTGGAATATGTAGAagtgttgaggggggtagtattatggagagaaggagaataaggctgtaaggtagtaataagggaagatgaggtgattggtgaagaaggctgtgggggtagttgaagttgaagttgggagagtaggagtcttgacttgggtggataatagggacattgttcaagaTAAACAGAGGTGGGTGTTGGAGGAGAATCatccaggggatgagaaagggggacgggggaaggtgAAGTATCAGGGAGAATGTCTGGAAGGGAGGGGTctgaaggacactgttgtgataagAGGGAATTCATGTGAGAAGGGGATGCAAatacggaagaggaaaagaaaaaagaccaagcaaaattagttgaggcgagggccgAGTCCCAAGGttggggtgatcccctacattgggtctcagtcttcgtctcccaCGACGACaacgagcaaggtattgggagggatTTCTATGGAAAATCATATATTGTACATCTAAAGCCTCGCTCGAATTCCTGGAATGTCGGATTATCTATTCAGTCTACTTCAAGTTTGGGTGATCaatgaaaaatcattaaaaatcatttattattaaaataatattacATGTCAGagttaaaaaaaatcaatgttcTTACATTTATGTTATTACATAGGACATCTATCACAGCCTTTACATTTAGGCTAAGAATGCAGCAATGGAAGTTTGAAGTCAATCGAGTTCTAAAGACACTGTACATTGCCAATATCTTAGACCGCTTGATAGACGTAAATGTTCGCGTTCAAGAGCATTTAATTGTGAAAATTCCTTGTtcatgtaataattatgatattcactACATTCGAAGCTttacctctccatccctcttaaATACAATGCAAAAGTTATTACTTGCATAACATACAAACTgatcacaaacactcacactgtGCGATTATTATTCACTGCCTATAACTTAACCAATTAAATTAAATATGTATCTTAAGTTATCAGGATTGCAAATACGACCACGAAGTCGTACTGTGGAAAGAAGCTGAATAGAGGTCATCTAAAGCTTGTTTTCAATGGCAAAGTAACTTCCTGTAGTTACAGGGCTGTCCTGAACATCAGGCTCCTCTACCATCTTAAAATATGGTGAGGACGTTTGCTCGCCTGAAGCTAAAACTTTGCAAAGAGTGGAGGCATTCAGCTCTTCCAAACTTCTAGTGGCACCGAAATTATCCCTGAAGACACTCAATGCAGAAGACTGCTGAGGTCCGCCGCTGCGCGTTGTTGTCGCCTCAGATGCATTCAACCCACACccgtcttcattctctctttcgacACAGCTCAACAAACGACCAGGCTCTACGGACGTATTGAGAAGAGAGTCCATGGAATTTGTACGCTGGCTGCTCTGGGGTCtggacacacccacactcacgatGTTGCCGGGTGTCACCTGCACGGAATGGCAAAGGCTCGTGACAGACATTTGCCGAGAGTTCCGCCGGGAAGGTTCCAACAACACCAAATCCTGATGGGTTATGCGCCAGCGGCGCCACTCGCGTATATGGTACCTGGAAtatggaacagaaaaaaaattgaaaaaagaagtaATGGACTCAAAGGCTTGACAAGGGATGTAGTGCGATTCAAATAAATAGTAGGTAAACAGGGTGTAGAAAGattagaaaggagagggagagcaacgCTCCctcaaaggggaaggaagaaaaacccGGGAAGAGGTCAAGCCACTTGcccaaggaaggggggagagggagagagagagaaagagggagagggagagggagagagagaaagagggagagggagagggagagagagaaagagggagagggagagggagagagagaaagagggagagaaaaggagagagagggagaaagagggagagggagagagagaaagagggagagggagagagagaaagagggagagggagagagagaaagaggtagagggagagagagaaagaggtagagggagagagagaaagaggaaggggagagagagaaagaggaaggggagagagagaaagaggaaggggagggagagaaagaggaaggggagagagagaaagagggagagggagagagagaaagagggagagggagagagagaaagagggagagggagagagagaaagagggagagggagagagagaaagagggagagggagagagagaaagagggagagggagagagagaaagagggagagggagagagagaaagagggagagggagagggagagagagaaagagggaggagagagagagggaggagagagagagggagagagagaaagagggaggagagagagagagagaaagagaaagagggagagggagagagaaagagagaaagagagagagaaagagagaaagagagaaagagagagagagagggaggagagagagagggaggagagcagagagagaggagagagaagagggaggagagagagagggaggagagagagagggaaagggagagagatagaaggagagagggatggaggagagagagaggaaggagagagagagggaggagagagagagggaggagagagagagggaggagagagagagggaggagagagagagggaggagagagagagagaggagagaggagagaggagagaggagagagaggagagaggagagaggagagaggagagagagagggaggagagagagagggaggagagagggagggaggagagagagagggaggagagagggagggaggagagagggaggagagagagagagagagagaaagagggaggagagagggaggagagagagagagagagaaagagggaggagagagagagagaaaaaagaaaggagggaggagagagggaggagagagagagaaaaaagaaaggagggaggagagagggaggagagagagggaaagagaaaggggggaggagagagagacagagagacagagacagagagagagagagagagagagagagagagagagagagagagagagagagagagagagagagagagagagagagagagtgagtgagtgagtgagtgagtgagtgagagagagagagagagagagagagagagagagagagaaaaagaaaagaaaaaaggagggaggagagagagagagaaaaataagaaaggagggaggagagagagagaaaaaaagaaaggagggaggagagagagagaaaaaagagagaagggagagagagagagagaaaaaaaagaaaggagggaggagagagagagaaaaaaagaaaaggaagggaggagagagagagaaaaaaaagaaaaaggagggaggagagagagagagaaaaaaaagaaagaaaggagggaggagagagagagaaaaaagaaaggagggaggagagagagagaaaaaagaaaggagggaggagagagagagaaaaaagaaaggagggaggagagagagagaaaaaagaaaggagggaggagagagagagagaaaaaagaaagaaaggagggaggagagagagaatagaaaaaagaaaagaaagaaagaagggaagagagagagagaaaaaaagaaagaagggaggagagagaaaaaaaaaagaaaggaagggaggagagaaaaaaaagaaagaaaggagggaggagagaggaggaagggaggagagaggaggaggaggaggaggaggaggagggagaggaggaggaggaggaggaggagggagaggaggaggaggaggaggaggaggagggagaggagggaggaggagggagaggaggaggaggagggagagggagaggaggaggaggagggagagggagaggaggaggaggaggagggagagggagaggaggaagaagaggagaaggaagaggaagaggaggaggaggaggagggaaagggagagggaggaggaggaggagggagagggagagggaggggaggaggaggaggagggagaggaggaggaagtagaggaggaggaggaggaggaggaggaggaggaggaggaggaggaggaggaggaggaggaggaggaggaggagggagaggaggaggaggagggagactagAGGGCGTGAGAAACCTACCCTATGACGGCGGCCGCCCAGGCCGAGAAGATCCCCAGCAGGAGGACGGCGAGGACGATGAGGCCGAGCGCTTCCCACTCAACCAGCTGCTCCTCGAAGGTCTGCTCCTCGCCCTGCATCGCTGGCACTCGAGTGATCGCGATCCTGCTGTTGTCATGGTTTCCGCTCTGAAGGAAGCGAGGCAGTTAGGTTGCAAAATATAGTTTTGCAATATGTAATAATAGATAGTCTtaatattcacatatgcatacatactgtacatatgcatatacagctGTGAGtaagcatccatacatacatttgcatgtatgtacttgcgtacatacatgcaaagTATATGCATACCATACGCTAATACTCATATTGAAGTTTGTAttaacaatatatgcatatatacacacacatgtaaaaatacatacaaaaattatatatacacatgcttatacGTGTTTATGTTTGCACGAGtgaatgcatacgcacacattctcatatatgtattataaacatTGCGTACAATACACAAGAAGAAAAGTTGAAGGCAGTACATGATATTTTCCATTCTAAGAAATATTAAATGACTATTGTAAGAAAATTTCTATAGTGGAAGATGAACTTACTCTTAAACTTGGAACTTTgacaaaatgtatttttttcgtgCCGGCGACCTTGGGTCTCTTATCGTGGGAAGAATCTATGGCCATGGGATTCGTATACTGAAGGGCGCCGACGACGCAGAGGTAGACGCTGAGGGCGGCCAGGGgcgtgaggaggaagaggcacaggACGTCCACCAGAATCGCTCTCCAGACGTCGCGGTCTTCGCACTGTACCACAAACAGAGATGTTATAGACAAAAGAGGTGGAAAATGCATCGTCTGCCCCTCTCATTTTTCATGTTAGAAAAGTAAACGGTTCCCATAAATAGACGAAAACTCAAAGTATGGTCATCGTTAATTAAGGAGAGTAAATAATTATACGTACGAATTTAAAAAATGCCTTGTTCATTATATCGTTGCTCCATCTTAATGATGCGGTTCAGTCGCCACAAAATGGGTTGTGTTCAACAGTTTTAGGCTTACTGGTTTCGAAACAAGACGGCGTTGCTTCCATTTATACCTTAGCACAATGCAATGGTTTATGCAACTACGCTAGTTAAGTTTGCAAATCTAAGACGATACTTCCTAGTTCCCATGAATGTTGCAGAAAATTTTATAGCAATGTTCCTGGTAATACTGTGCTGTGTACTGACTACCGAAACGAAAACATTTCACATTTCCGCCATTACTCTCGAGGGGAAAAAACTGTCAATCTTTATGGTATGGTATTCACTCAGCTTGGCCAAATTGAAAATGATATTCTTGTAAGACAATATGGTTTcgatacaagaaataatctgcagacacgatCGGATCGCCACAAGTGAAGAAAAAATGATCGCGAAAAGAGCTGCTCAACAGCCTAAGCCCCTATTTTCCCTCCTACTCATACCGAGTTTCTCTACAATGTCCAGTCCCG includes:
- the LOC113812856 gene encoding uncharacterized protein — its product is MRTDASAVSPPVHSTTGGEQLSPPARIPGLASQLIHPSSPPVAPVVESTSLSVCMLSHIGSSAASPPPSEPGTKANAGPIHISPTASCRSETSCHSVGRFCRICHEGERSEALISPCWCMGSMGLVHKTCLERWLTVSNCETCELCHFAFTVIRKPRPLWKCEDRDVWRAILVDVLCLFLLTPLAALSVYLCVVGALQYTNPMAIDSSHDKRPKVAGTKKIHFVKVPSLRSGNHDNSRIAITRVPAMQGEEQTFEEQLVEWEALGLIVLAVLLLGIFSAWAAAVIGYHIREWRRWRITHQDLVLLEPSRRNSRQMSVTSLCHSVQVTPGNIVSVGVSRPQSSQRTNSMDSLLNTSVEPGRLLSCVERENEDGCGLNASEATTTRSGGPQQSSALSVFRDNFGATRSLEELNASTLCKVLASGEQTSSPYFKMVEEPDVQDSPVTTGSYFAIENKL